Proteins from one Sulfuriferula thiophila genomic window:
- the nuoE gene encoding NADH-quinone oxidoreductase subunit NuoE — protein MLSPESLAQIDHEIAKYPTDQRQSAVMSALRIAQVEKGWLATDTMDFIANYLGMPTIAVYEVATFYNMYETAPVGKYKVTLCTNISCMLMGAPEMAAHLKQHLGCEFGETTADGRFTLKEGECMGACGDAPLCLINNHRMEGSLTPEKINSILEELK, from the coding sequence ATGCTGAGCCCAGAATCCCTTGCCCAGATAGATCATGAGATCGCAAAATATCCGACTGACCAACGTCAGTCGGCGGTGATGTCGGCGTTGCGTATTGCTCAGGTAGAAAAAGGCTGGTTAGCGACCGATACCATGGATTTCATTGCTAATTACCTGGGTATGCCCACGATTGCAGTATATGAAGTGGCGACGTTTTATAACATGTATGAGACAGCGCCGGTTGGTAAATACAAAGTAACGTTGTGTACCAATATTTCCTGCATGCTGATGGGTGCGCCGGAAATGGCTGCGCATTTGAAACAGCATCTTGGTTGTGAATTTGGTGAAACCACGGCCGATGGCCGCTTCACGTTAAAAGAGGGTGAGTGCATGGGGGCATGTGGTGACGCGCCTTTATGTCTTATCAATAATCATCGCATGGAAGGCTCTCTCACTCCTGAGAAGATTAATTCCATCCTTGAAGAGCTGAAATAA
- a CDS encoding NADH-quinone oxidoreductase subunit C, whose protein sequence is MNPSLESLSVSLLTTLGTKLVRQVEALDELTIEVRAADLRDVMLTLRDHTGLRFEQLIDLCGMDYSDYQEGAWQGARFAVVYHLLSLAKNRRVRVRVFATEDDFPVLNSMVDVWPSANWFEREAFDLFGIVFDGHPDLRRILTDYGFVGHPFRKDFPVSGNVEMRYDPEQQRVIYQPVSIDPREITPRIVREANYGECA, encoded by the coding sequence ATGAATCCGTCATTAGAAAGCCTGTCCGTATCCTTGCTGACGACGCTGGGTACTAAACTTGTACGCCAGGTCGAAGCTTTGGATGAGTTGACCATAGAAGTGCGTGCCGCCGATTTACGTGATGTGATGTTAACGTTGCGTGATCATACTGGTTTGCGTTTTGAGCAGTTGATCGATTTATGCGGTATGGACTACTCCGATTATCAGGAGGGTGCTTGGCAGGGCGCACGTTTTGCTGTGGTTTATCATTTGCTGTCCCTGGCTAAAAATCGCCGCGTGCGCGTGCGCGTGTTTGCGACTGAAGATGATTTCCCGGTTCTGAACAGTATGGTCGATGTGTGGCCATCAGCAAACTGGTTTGAGCGTGAAGCTTTTGATCTGTTCGGTATCGTGTTTGATGGTCATCCTGACCTGCGCCGTATATTGACCGATTATGGTTTCGTTGGTCACCCGTTCCGCAAGGATTTTCCGGTTTCAGGTAACGTGGAAATGCGCTATGACCCTGAGCAGCAGCGCGTAATTTACCAACCGGTAAGTATTGATCCGCGAGAAATAACACCGCGCATAGTTCGCGAAGCAAATTATGGAGAGTGTGCATAA
- the nuoH gene encoding NADH-quinone oxidoreductase subunit NuoH, with amino-acid sequence MEYLQNLFGYAWPAVWALAKIIAIVGPMMLAVAYLTYAERKVIGYMQVRIGPNRVGFKGLLQPIADGIKLLMKEIIIPSGANKFLFVLAPVLTIAPALAAWAVVPFTPELVLANVDAGLLYILAITSMGVYGVIIAGWASNSKYAFLGSLRSAAQIVSYEIAMGFALVGVLMASQSLNLVEIVKGQTGGMFSWYWLPLFPMFMVYLIAGVAETNRAPFDVAEGESEIVAGFHVEYSGMAFAVFFLAEYANMILIAALTSLMFLGGWNPLFDIAPFNWIPGFVWLMFKIGFVLFLFLWFRATFPRYRYDQIMRLGWKVFIPITLVWLLFVGAMMQTRYGYLFH; translated from the coding sequence ATGGAATATCTGCAAAATTTGTTTGGTTATGCCTGGCCTGCAGTATGGGCGTTGGCCAAGATAATTGCCATTGTCGGTCCAATGATGCTGGCTGTAGCCTATTTAACTTATGCTGAGCGTAAGGTTATTGGCTACATGCAAGTTCGTATAGGGCCGAATCGGGTTGGTTTCAAAGGTTTGTTGCAACCAATTGCCGATGGTATCAAGCTGTTGATGAAGGAAATTATCATACCGAGTGGCGCGAACAAGTTCCTGTTCGTGCTGGCTCCGGTACTGACTATCGCTCCAGCTTTAGCGGCATGGGCGGTGGTGCCGTTCACTCCGGAACTGGTTCTGGCTAACGTCGATGCAGGTTTGCTGTACATACTGGCAATCACCTCGATGGGTGTATACGGCGTAATTATTGCCGGCTGGGCTTCAAATTCAAAATACGCATTTCTGGGTAGCCTGCGTTCTGCTGCGCAGATCGTTTCCTATGAAATTGCAATGGGCTTTGCTCTGGTTGGTGTGCTGATGGCTTCGCAGAGTCTGAATCTGGTGGAAATCGTGAAGGGTCAGACAGGTGGCATGTTCAGTTGGTACTGGTTGCCATTATTTCCGATGTTTATGGTGTATCTGATTGCCGGTGTGGCGGAAACTAACCGCGCCCCATTCGACGTGGCTGAGGGTGAATCCGAGATCGTTGCCGGTTTCCATGTGGAATATTCCGGTATGGCATTTGCGGTGTTTTTCCTGGCTGAATACGCCAACATGATACTGATAGCTGCACTGACATCGCTGATGTTCCTGGGTGGCTGGAATCCCTTGTTCGATATTGCACCGTTTAACTGGATACCGGGTTTTGTCTGGTTGATGTTTAAGATTGGTTTCGTACTGTTCCTGTTCTTATGGTTCCGTGCGACATTTCCACGTTATCGCTATGATCAGATTATGCGCCTCGGCTGGAAAGTGTTTATTCCAATTACGCTGGTATGGCTGCTGTTTGTTGGCGCGATGATGCAAACCCGATACGGATACCTGTTCCACTAA
- a CDS encoding NuoB/complex I 20 kDa subunit family protein — protein sequence MGIEGVLEQGFVTTTADKLINWTRTGSLWPMTFGLACCAVEMMQAGASRYDLDRFGVVFRPSPRQSDVMIVAGTLCNKMAPALRKVYDQMAEPRWVISMGSCANGGGYYHYSYSVVRGCDRIVPVDIYVPGCPPTAEALLYGIIQLQNKIKRTNTIAR from the coding sequence ATGGGAATAGAAGGCGTTTTAGAGCAAGGTTTTGTCACCACTACAGCAGACAAACTCATTAATTGGACGCGTACCGGGTCGCTATGGCCTATGACCTTCGGTCTTGCATGCTGCGCAGTTGAAATGATGCAGGCAGGTGCTTCACGTTACGATCTGGATCGTTTTGGGGTGGTCTTCCGTCCTAGCCCGCGTCAGTCTGACGTGATGATCGTTGCGGGTACGTTATGCAACAAGATGGCGCCGGCGCTGCGTAAGGTATATGACCAGATGGCTGAGCCACGCTGGGTAATCTCTATGGGGTCATGCGCTAACGGAGGTGGCTATTACCACTACTCCTATTCCGTCGTGCGCGGCTGTGACCGCATTGTGCCCGTGGACATTTATGTACCGGGCTGCCCCCCTACAGCTGAAGCACTGCTATACGGCATTATTCAGCTGCAAAACAAAATCAAGCGCACAAACACCATTGCGCGTTAA
- the nuoF gene encoding NADH-quinone oxidoreductase subunit NuoF, with product MVIKGGEVIFNTAHLPESWKLETYVANGGYAALRKVLTEKISAETIIAEVKKSALRGRGGAGFPTGLKWSFMPRHYQGDKYLVCNSDEGEPGTFKDRDIMLLNPHSLIEGMAIAAYTMGVKRAYNYIHGEIWQTYERMEAALDEARAAGFLGDNIMGTDFSFNLFNHHGYGAYICGEETALLESIEGKKGQPRFKPPFPASFGLYGKPTTINNTETFASIPYIIREGGQKFLELGKPNNGGTKIFSVSGHVNKPGNFEVPMGTPFADLLEMAGGIRNGHTFKACIPGGSSTPVVPAEMMMECTMDYDSIAKAGSALGAGSVIIMDETVCMVEALERLSYFYFEESCGQCTPCREGTGWLYRIIHRIEHGQGRPEDLDLLNDIAHNIGGRTICALGDAAAMPVQAMLKHYRHEFEYHIEHGKCMV from the coding sequence ATGGTTATTAAAGGCGGCGAAGTAATATTTAACACAGCCCATCTTCCTGAGTCATGGAAGCTGGAGACCTACGTTGCGAACGGTGGTTACGCAGCGTTACGTAAAGTGTTGACAGAGAAAATCTCGGCTGAAACCATTATTGCTGAAGTTAAGAAGTCGGCATTGCGTGGTCGCGGCGGTGCGGGCTTTCCTACCGGATTAAAATGGAGTTTCATGCCGCGCCATTATCAGGGCGACAAGTACCTTGTATGCAATTCCGATGAGGGTGAGCCAGGTACGTTCAAAGACCGTGACATTATGCTGCTTAATCCGCATTCCCTGATCGAGGGTATGGCGATTGCCGCTTACACTATGGGTGTTAAGCGTGCTTACAACTATATTCACGGTGAAATCTGGCAGACCTACGAGCGCATGGAAGCTGCGCTGGATGAAGCACGAGCTGCTGGGTTCCTCGGCGATAACATCATGGGTACAGATTTCAGCTTTAATCTGTTTAATCATCATGGTTATGGTGCCTATATTTGTGGTGAAGAAACTGCATTGCTGGAATCGATTGAAGGTAAAAAAGGCCAGCCGCGTTTCAAACCACCGTTTCCTGCGAGTTTTGGTTTGTATGGCAAGCCAACAACGATTAACAACACGGAAACTTTTGCCAGTATTCCTTATATCATCCGTGAGGGTGGTCAGAAGTTTCTGGAACTGGGCAAGCCAAACAACGGCGGCACCAAGATTTTTTCAGTTTCCGGGCATGTGAATAAGCCGGGTAACTTTGAAGTGCCAATGGGAACGCCTTTTGCCGATCTGCTGGAAATGGCGGGTGGTATCCGTAACGGTCATACTTTCAAGGCATGTATTCCAGGCGGTTCGTCTACGCCGGTTGTACCCGCAGAAATGATGATGGAATGCACCATGGACTATGATTCCATTGCCAAGGCAGGCTCTGCTTTGGGAGCAGGTTCGGTCATCATCATGGACGAAACTGTCTGCATGGTAGAGGCGCTTGAGCGCTTGTCCTATTTCTATTTTGAAGAATCCTGTGGTCAGTGCACGCCATGCCGTGAAGGCACGGGTTGGCTGTATCGCATTATTCATCGTATAGAGCACGGACAGGGACGTCCGGAGGACCTTGATTTATTAAACGACATTGCCCACAACATCGGCGGTCGTACCATTTGTGCGCTTGGCGACGCGGCTGCTATGCCCGTCCAGGCGATGCTCAAACATTATCGTCATGAATTCGAGTATCACATCGAACATGGCAAATGCATGGTTTAG
- a CDS encoding NADH-quinone oxidoreductase subunit D, with the protein MAEIRNYTMNFGPQHPAAHGVLRLVLELDGEVIERADPHIGLLHRGTEKLAESKTFLQSLPYMDRLDYVSMMSNEHAYVMAIEKLMGIAVPERAQYIRVMFDEVTRILNHLLWLGAHAIDIGAMTVFLYAFREREDLMDCYEAVSGARMHAAYYRPGGVYRDLPDTMPQYKASKIHNESAIREMNANRQGSMLDFLEDFTRRFDVYVDEYETLLTDNRIWKQRTVGIGIVTPERALALGFSGPMLRGSGIEWDLRKKQPYEVYDRLDFDIPVGVNGDCYDRYLVRMEEMRQSNRIIKQCISWLNQNPGPVITENHKVASPSRVGMKQNMEDLIHHFKLFTEGMHVPEGEAYAAVEHPKGEFGIYMVSDGANKPYRLKIRAPGYPHLAALDEMVRGHMIADVVAIIGTQDIVFGEIDR; encoded by the coding sequence ATGGCTGAAATTCGTAATTACACGATGAACTTCGGTCCTCAGCATCCTGCAGCGCACGGTGTGTTGCGCCTGGTGCTGGAGCTGGATGGTGAGGTGATTGAACGCGCCGATCCGCATATCGGTCTGTTGCATCGCGGTACAGAAAAACTGGCTGAAAGCAAAACATTCCTGCAATCATTGCCCTATATGGATCGACTCGATTATGTGTCGATGATGAGCAATGAGCACGCGTATGTCATGGCTATCGAGAAATTGATGGGTATTGCCGTACCTGAGCGTGCCCAGTATATCCGTGTCATGTTTGATGAAGTGACGCGGATCTTGAACCATTTGTTGTGGCTGGGTGCGCACGCAATTGATATCGGTGCCATGACCGTGTTCCTGTACGCTTTCCGCGAGCGGGAAGATTTGATGGACTGTTATGAAGCTGTGTCCGGCGCGCGTATGCATGCTGCGTACTACCGTCCCGGTGGCGTATATCGTGATCTGCCCGATACGATGCCGCAATATAAAGCTTCCAAGATTCATAACGAATCAGCAATACGTGAAATGAATGCGAATCGTCAGGGTTCCATGCTGGATTTCCTTGAGGACTTTACGCGTCGCTTTGATGTTTATGTCGATGAATATGAAACATTACTAACAGATAATCGTATCTGGAAGCAGCGCACCGTCGGTATTGGTATTGTGACTCCGGAGCGCGCGTTGGCGCTGGGCTTCTCCGGGCCTATGTTGCGTGGTTCTGGTATTGAATGGGATTTGCGCAAAAAACAGCCGTATGAAGTTTATGATCGACTGGACTTTGATATTCCGGTCGGTGTGAACGGAGATTGTTATGATCGTTATCTGGTACGTATGGAAGAAATGCGCCAGTCCAACCGCATCATTAAGCAGTGCATATCCTGGCTGAATCAGAATCCTGGCCCGGTTATTACCGAAAACCATAAAGTTGCTTCGCCTTCACGGGTAGGCATGAAACAGAACATGGAAGATCTGATTCATCACTTCAAGCTGTTTACTGAAGGGATGCATGTGCCCGAGGGTGAAGCTTATGCTGCAGTTGAGCATCCGAAAGGCGAGTTTGGTATATACATGGTTTCGGATGGTGCAAATAAGCCATATCGTTTAAAAATTCGTGCACCCGGCTACCCGCATTTGGCGGCGCTGGATGAAATGGTGCGTGGCCACATGATTGCTGACGTAGTCGCAATTATCGGTACGCAGGATATTGTGTTTGGGGAGATAGACCGATAA
- the nuoG gene encoding NADH-quinone oxidoreductase subunit NuoG — protein MLEIEIDGNKIAIPAGGTIMDAAAQVGVYIPHFCYHKKLSIAANCRMCLVQVEKAAKPMPACATPITDGMKVFTKSDYAVKAQKGVMEFLLINHPLDCPICDQGGECSLQDLAVGYGGSASRYQEVKRVVKEKDLGPLVSTDMTRCIHCTRCVRFGTEIAGIMEMGQVGRGEHSEIMPFINKTIDSELSGNIIDLCPVGALTSKPFRYTARSWELSRRRSVSPHDGLGSNLAVQVKNNRVMRVLPLENEAVNECWLSDKDRFSYEGLNSEQRLTKPMVKQDGKWIEVDWQAALEYVANGLKQIRELHGADSIGALATPHQTVEELYLLQKLMRGLGTGNVDARLRQTDFTSDTALTGAPWLGMPVAELDKLDRVLLIGSTLRQDHPLLAHRLRQAVKHGAQFNLVNPVDDDLLMKIANKAIVAPQAMVNTLAQIAATLATHTGKTLPATVVPLVADIAVNAENDAIALSLSSGERKAVLLGNMAQHHMQYADLHALAQVIAELSGATLGFLGEAANSVGAYIAGAVPVSGKAGLNSAAMLATPRKAYLLLGAEPELDSQNPSQAIRALQSADMVVAMSAYKHAALDYADVLLPIAPFTETAGTFISTEGRVQSFNGAVKPLGETRPAWKVLRVLGTMLGLNGFAYDTAEAVRQALLPHDEVPAGALNNSLSSFKVASVAVADAVMRIGEVPMYQADAIVRRAESLQKTHNAEAPVAQVNSAMLANLGIVSGGMVTVKQGEARAVVRVQVNDSLPQNCVRLASSHAHTAGLGAVMGEISLERA, from the coding sequence ATGCTAGAAATCGAAATTGACGGCAACAAGATAGCTATCCCTGCGGGTGGCACAATTATGGATGCAGCGGCGCAAGTCGGTGTATACATCCCGCATTTTTGCTATCACAAGAAATTATCCATCGCGGCGAACTGCCGGATGTGTCTGGTTCAGGTGGAAAAAGCCGCAAAGCCTATGCCTGCGTGTGCCACACCCATAACGGATGGCATGAAGGTATTTACCAAATCCGATTACGCAGTAAAAGCGCAAAAGGGCGTGATGGAGTTTTTGCTCATTAATCACCCGCTGGATTGCCCGATTTGTGACCAGGGCGGAGAATGCAGTCTGCAGGATCTTGCTGTTGGTTATGGCGGAAGTGCATCGCGTTATCAGGAAGTTAAGCGTGTTGTAAAAGAAAAGGATTTGGGTCCTCTGGTTTCCACCGACATGACCCGCTGCATACATTGCACACGCTGTGTGCGATTCGGTACTGAAATCGCCGGTATTATGGAAATGGGGCAGGTTGGTCGTGGTGAGCATTCGGAAATTATGCCGTTCATCAATAAAACCATTGATTCGGAATTGTCCGGCAATATTATTGATTTGTGCCCGGTAGGTGCGTTGACAAGCAAGCCATTCCGTTACACGGCTCGCAGTTGGGAGTTATCCCGCCGTAGGTCAGTCAGTCCGCATGATGGTTTGGGCAGTAATCTTGCAGTGCAAGTTAAAAACAACCGCGTAATGCGTGTCCTGCCGCTGGAAAACGAAGCCGTCAATGAATGCTGGTTATCCGATAAGGATAGATTTTCCTATGAAGGCCTGAATTCCGAGCAACGATTGACCAAGCCTATGGTGAAACAGGATGGCAAGTGGATCGAAGTCGATTGGCAGGCTGCTCTGGAATATGTAGCAAACGGGTTGAAGCAAATTCGTGAGCTGCATGGAGCAGACAGTATCGGTGCATTAGCTACGCCACATCAGACAGTAGAAGAGTTATATCTGCTGCAGAAATTAATGCGCGGATTGGGAACAGGTAATGTCGATGCGCGCTTGCGTCAGACCGATTTTACTAGCGACACGGCATTAACAGGCGCACCTTGGTTAGGTATGCCGGTGGCAGAATTAGACAAACTGGATCGCGTACTGCTGATTGGCAGCACGCTGCGTCAAGATCATCCTTTGCTCGCGCATCGACTGCGTCAGGCAGTTAAACATGGCGCTCAATTCAATCTGGTTAATCCGGTTGATGATGATTTGCTGATGAAAATTGCCAATAAAGCTATCGTCGCCCCGCAGGCTATGGTTAACACGCTGGCACAAATTGCAGCCACATTAGCCACGCACACCGGTAAAACGCTGCCAGCAACAGTCGTTCCTTTAGTGGCTGATATTGCTGTTAATGCAGAAAATGACGCAATTGCGCTCAGTCTGTCTAGCGGTGAACGTAAGGCTGTATTGTTGGGTAATATGGCTCAGCACCATATGCAATATGCGGATCTGCATGCACTGGCGCAAGTCATCGCCGAGTTGTCAGGAGCAACGTTGGGTTTCCTCGGCGAGGCTGCAAACAGCGTAGGCGCATACATTGCAGGAGCTGTACCGGTTTCAGGTAAAGCTGGTTTAAACTCAGCTGCAATGCTGGCTACACCGCGCAAAGCCTATTTATTACTAGGTGCCGAGCCAGAGCTGGATAGTCAAAACCCATCGCAAGCCATACGCGCATTGCAAAGTGCGGATATGGTCGTAGCGATGAGTGCCTATAAGCATGCGGCACTGGATTATGCAGATGTGCTGTTGCCAATCGCACCATTTACCGAAACCGCCGGCACCTTTATAAGCACAGAAGGTCGTGTGCAATCGTTTAATGGCGCAGTTAAGCCTCTTGGTGAAACTCGTCCTGCCTGGAAAGTGTTGCGTGTCTTAGGCACCATGCTGGGATTGAATGGTTTTGCTTATGACACAGCCGAAGCTGTTCGTCAGGCGCTATTGCCGCATGATGAAGTGCCTGCCGGAGCTTTAAATAATAGTTTGTCTTCTTTCAAAGTCGCCTCTGTAGCTGTGGCAGATGCAGTAATGCGCATAGGTGAAGTGCCGATGTATCAAGCTGATGCAATCGTGCGCAGAGCAGAATCATTACAGAAAACCCACAATGCGGAAGCGCCTGTAGCACAGGTTAATTCCGCAATGCTAGCCAACTTAGGTATTGTTTCTGGTGGAATGGTCACCGTAAAACAGGGCGAAGCGCGTGCTGTGGTGCGTGTGCAGGTGAATGACAGCTTGCCTCAGAATTGTGTGCGACTGGCTAGCAGTCACGCGCATACAGCTGGTTTGGGAGCGGTGATGGGCGAAATAAGCTTGGAGCGGGCATAA